The genomic DNA CCTCGTACACGACGAGGTCGCAGGCGGGATGCTGCCCGAGCAGCTTCTTGAACTGGGCGGACGACCCCGCTGCCACGTCCACGTCCAAACCCGACAGCACCTGCTGGAACTTATGCGCGTTGTCGAGGCTGTCCGCGACGAATATCACCTGCTTGCGCTGCATGGCCCCTCCTCTCGCACGTCACAGCACCGCGAGGTAGCGGTCGCGCTCCCACTGCGACACGTACCCCTGGTAGTCGTTCCATTCGGCGCGCTTCGCGGCCACGAGGTAGGAGTGGATGTGGTCGCCGAGCGTCGCGCGCATCAGCTCGGACTCCGCGAACAGCTCTACCGCCTCGCCGAGGCTCTCGGGCAGCGTGGCGATGCCCTGCTGGCGCAGGTCCTGGCGCGACAGCATGAACAGGTCCTGGTCCTCGTTGGGCTCCTGCAGCTCCAGCTCCTCCTCGATGCCCGCCAAGCCGGCGGCCAGCATGGCGGCGAAGGCGAGGTAGGGGTTCGCGCTGGGGTCGGGGCTGCGCAGCTCGAGGCGGCACGCGCCCTCGCTCGTGGGGCGATAGCCCGGCACGCGCACGAGCGTGGAGCGGTTCGAGCGCGCCCACGACAGGTAGATGGGCGCTTCGCCGCCGGCGATGAGGCGCTTGTACGAGTTCACGTGCTGGTTCGTGATGGCGCAGAACTCGGGCGCGTACTTGAGCAGGCCCGCCAGGTAGTGCTTGGCCACCTTCGACAGGTGGTAGCCCTGGGGGTCGTTCGGGTCGTAGAAGGCGTTGTTGCCGTCGAGGTCGTAGAGGCTCTGGTGCACGTGCATGCCGCTGCCCGGCTCGCCCGCCATGGGCTTGGGCATGAACGACGCGTGCACGCCGTGCTTCATCGCGATCTCCTTGACGACCAGCTTGTACGTCATCACCGCGTCGGCCATGGACAGCGCGTCGGTGAAGCGCAGGTCGATCTCGTGCTGGGACGGGCCGTTCTCGTGATGCGAGTACTCCACGGGGATGCCCATCTTCTCCAGCGTGAGCACGGTGTCGCGGCGCAGGTCGGAGGCGTAGTCGAGGCTCGTGAGGTCGAAGTAGCCGCCGCGGTCGAGCACCTCGGTGCCCTCGGCGTCCTTGAAGTAGTAGAACTCCAGCTCCGGGCCGATGTTGAACACGTAGCCCATCGCCTGGGCCTTCGCCGCCGTGCGCGCGAGCACCTGGCGCGGGTCGCCCTCGAAGGGCGACCCGTCGGGCGTGCGCAGGTTGCAGAACATGCGGGCGACCGCGTTGGACTCGGGCCGCCACGGCAGCACCTGGAACGTGGACGCGTCCGGATACGCCAGCATGTCGGATTCCTGCGTGCGGCAGAACCCCTCGATGCAGCTGCCGTCGAAGCCCATGCCGTCGGCGAACGCGTCCTCGAGCTCGCTCGGGATGACCGCGAACGACTTCATGCGTCCCAGCACGTCGGTGAACCAGAAGCGGACGAAATGGACGTCGCGGCTCTTGATGGTTTTCAGCACGAAGTCTTGCTCGGGGGTCACGGTCATCGGGCAGTCCTTTCTCTCTCGAACCACCATTATACTCGCCGGTGTTTCGGTTGCGTTTCGCGAGGGGCGCTTAGAACGACGGGATGACGGCCACGCCGTACGTGTCCTCGATGAACCGCTTCACCTCGTCGCTTTGCAGCGCGTTCACGAGGGCCTTGATCTTCTCGGAAGACTCGTCGCCCGCGCGGACGGCCACCACGTTCACGTACTTGTCGGCCGCTTCGGAGTTCTCGTCCTCGCTGGCGAGCGCCGTCTCGGGCTCGAGTCCCGCGCCGATGGCGTAGTTGCCGTTGATCACCGCCAGGTCGACGTCCTGCAGCGTGCGCGGCAGCGACGCGGCCTCCGTCTCGACGATCGTGAGGTTCTTCGGGTTCTCCACGATGTCGTTGGCGGTGGCGGCCAGCCCCGCGCCGTCCCTGATCTTGATGAGACCCTGGGATTCGAGCAGCAACAGGGCGCGCGCCTCGTTCGTCGTGTCGGACGGCACCGCGATCTGCGCGCCGTCGGGCAGCGCGTCGAGCGAAGCGGTCTTGCCCGGGTACAGGCACAGCGGCTCGAAGTGGATGCCGCCGGCGGACGCGAGGTTCGTGCCGCGCTCGTCGTTGAAGTCCTCGAGGTAGGTGATGTGCTGGAAATAGTTCGCGTCGAGCGCGCCGTCCTCGAGCGCCGTGTTCGGCTGGACGTAGTCGGTGAACTCCTTGACCTCGAGCGTGTAGCCTTCGTCGGCCAGCCGATCTTTCACCTGCTCGAGAATCTCGGCATGCGGCGTGGGCGAAGCGCCGACGACGATGGTCTTCTCGTCGCCCGCCGCGGCGTTCGAGCCGCAGCCCGCGAGCGCGACGAGGGCGGCCGAG from Eggerthella lenta DSM 2243 includes the following:
- a CDS encoding glutamine synthetase family protein; this translates as MTVTPEQDFVLKTIKSRDVHFVRFWFTDVLGRMKSFAVIPSELEDAFADGMGFDGSCIEGFCRTQESDMLAYPDASTFQVLPWRPESNAVARMFCNLRTPDGSPFEGDPRQVLARTAAKAQAMGYVFNIGPELEFYYFKDAEGTEVLDRGGYFDLTSLDYASDLRRDTVLTLEKMGIPVEYSHHENGPSQHEIDLRFTDALSMADAVMTYKLVVKEIAMKHGVHASFMPKPMAGEPGSGMHVHQSLYDLDGNNAFYDPNDPQGYHLSKVAKHYLAGLLKYAPEFCAITNQHVNSYKRLIAGGEAPIYLSWARSNRSTLVRVPGYRPTSEGACRLELRSPDPSANPYLAFAAMLAAGLAGIEEELELQEPNEDQDLFMLSRQDLRQQGIATLPESLGEAVELFAESELMRATLGDHIHSYLVAAKRAEWNDYQGYVSQWERDRYLAVL
- a CDS encoding MetQ/NlpA family ABC transporter substrate-binding protein → MNASTIVKTIAAVALASAALVALAGCGSNAAAGDEKTIVVGASPTPHAEILEQVKDRLADEGYTLEVKEFTDYVQPNTALEDGALDANYFQHITYLEDFNDERGTNLASAGGIHFEPLCLYPGKTASLDALPDGAQIAVPSDTTNEARALLLLESQGLIKIRDGAGLAATANDIVENPKNLTIVETEAASLPRTLQDVDLAVINGNYAIGAGLEPETALASEDENSEAADKYVNVVAVRAGDESSEKIKALVNALQSDEVKRFIEDTYGVAVIPSF